A region from the Tahibacter amnicola genome encodes:
- a CDS encoding isopenicillin N synthase family dioxygenase — MSVIPTLDIRRFDSDRDAFVAELGAAYREWGFCGIRGHGISDELIHGAYERFRAFFALPTEVKMKYHLPGTGGARGYTPFGVETAKDSRYPDLKEFWHVGREIPRDSEFADIMAPNLWPEEVAGFKEYGYGLYTALDQLGSRVLRALALHIGLPEIFFEDKTNFGNSILRPIHYPPITTPDVPNVRAGAHEDINFITLLVGASAAGLEVKSRKGEWVPFTADADTIVVNIGDMLQRLTNHVYPSTTHRVVNPPGDEARKPRYSVPFFLHPNPDVVLDPLPACVTADNPRRYDTSITSHEYLMERLREIKLV; from the coding sequence ATGTCCGTCATTCCTACCCTTGATATCCGTCGCTTCGACAGTGACCGCGACGCCTTCGTCGCCGAACTCGGTGCGGCCTACCGCGAATGGGGTTTTTGCGGCATCCGCGGCCACGGCATCAGCGACGAACTGATCCACGGCGCCTATGAGCGCTTCCGCGCGTTCTTCGCCTTGCCGACCGAAGTGAAGATGAAGTACCACCTGCCAGGTACCGGCGGTGCGCGCGGCTACACGCCGTTCGGCGTGGAGACGGCAAAAGACTCGCGATATCCCGATCTCAAAGAGTTCTGGCACGTGGGCCGCGAGATCCCACGCGATTCCGAATTCGCGGACATCATGGCGCCGAACCTCTGGCCGGAAGAAGTCGCAGGCTTTAAGGAATACGGCTACGGCCTGTACACGGCGCTCGACCAGCTGGGGTCGCGTGTGCTGCGCGCGCTGGCGTTGCATATCGGGTTGCCGGAAATCTTCTTCGAAGACAAGACCAACTTCGGCAATTCCATCCTCCGCCCGATCCACTATCCGCCGATCACGACGCCCGATGTGCCGAACGTGCGTGCCGGCGCGCATGAAGACATCAATTTCATCACTCTCCTGGTCGGCGCCAGCGCAGCGGGCCTGGAAGTCAAATCGCGCAAGGGCGAGTGGGTGCCGTTCACGGCGGATGCGGACACCATCGTGGTCAATATCGGCGACATGCTGCAGCGCCTGACCAATCACGTATACCCCTCGACGACCCACCGCGTGGTCAATCCGCCGGGCGACGAAGCACGCAAGCCGCGCTATTCGGTGCCGTTCTTCCTGCACCCTAACCCGGACGTCGTGCTCGACCCGCTGCCCGCCTGCGTCACCGCGGACAACCCGCGCCGCTACGACACGTCCATTACGTCGCACGAGTACCTGATGGAACGCCTGCGCGAGATCAAGCTCGTCTGA
- a CDS encoding SDR family NAD(P)-dependent oxidoreductase yields MNAPASRWALVTGASAGIGEAFARELAGKGIHLVLTARREDRLTALAEDLRSRHDIRTETIAADLARPDASARLCEELDRRGITIDILINNAGYGVPGHYLAQPWTVHADFLQVLVTAPCELAYRLLPGMQRRGYGRIANIASLAGHVPSSAGHAMYAASKAFLIKFSQSLALENRDKDIRVCAVCPGFTFSEFHDVTGARAQVSTMPRWMWMTSEEVAREGWSAVERGDIVHVTGRVNRLIKTLIKLLPDRLALNLVQRRSKSYRVMDPQQGTAE; encoded by the coding sequence ATGAATGCACCTGCGTCACGCTGGGCCCTGGTCACCGGCGCATCGGCCGGTATCGGCGAGGCGTTTGCCCGCGAGCTGGCGGGCAAGGGCATCCACCTGGTCCTGACCGCCCGCCGCGAAGACCGGCTCACCGCTCTGGCCGAAGACCTGCGCAGCCGCCACGACATCCGCACCGAAACCATCGCCGCCGACCTTGCCCGGCCCGATGCATCCGCGCGCCTGTGCGAGGAGCTCGACCGGCGCGGCATCACGATCGACATCCTGATCAACAATGCCGGCTACGGCGTGCCGGGCCACTACCTGGCGCAGCCATGGACCGTCCACGCGGATTTCCTGCAGGTACTCGTCACGGCTCCCTGCGAACTGGCCTACCGGCTGCTTCCCGGGATGCAACGGCGCGGCTACGGCCGTATTGCGAACATCGCCTCCCTTGCCGGTCACGTACCCAGCTCTGCCGGACACGCCATGTATGCCGCGTCCAAGGCATTCCTGATCAAGTTCTCCCAGTCGCTGGCCCTGGAAAATCGGGATAAGGACATCCGTGTCTGCGCGGTGTGCCCCGGCTTCACCTTCTCGGAATTCCATGACGTCACTGGCGCGCGGGCCCAGGTATCGACGATGCCACGCTGGATGTGGATGACCTCCGAAGAGGTGGCGCGCGAGGGCTGGAGCGCGGTGGAACGCGGTGACATCGTCCATGTCACGGGTCGTGTGAACCGGCTGATCAAGACCCTGATCAAGCTGCTGCCCGACCGCCTCGCCCTCAACCTGGTCCAGCGACGGTCGAAGAGCTACCGGGTAATGGATCCGCAGCAGGGAACGGCTGAATAG
- the tpiA gene encoding triose-phosphate isomerase, whose translation MRRKLVAGNWKMHGTRASAAELVHAVAAGVPEGIEVAVFPPFVYAGEIAADARRGAVAVGVQDVSEQAQGAFTGDVAASMAADIGCTLALVGHSERRQYHAESNGQVAAKFVRAQEAGLVPVLCVGETLVQREAGETESVVGAQIQAVLAAAGIAAFGNAVVAYEPVWAIGTGRTATSEQAQQVHAFIRSQLAIHDATIANSLRILYGGSVKPGNAAELFAQADVDGGLIGGASLVASDFLAICMAAR comes from the coding sequence ATGCGCCGCAAGCTGGTCGCCGGAAACTGGAAAATGCACGGAACGCGCGCCAGCGCGGCCGAGCTGGTGCACGCGGTCGCCGCCGGTGTGCCGGAGGGCATCGAGGTAGCCGTGTTCCCGCCCTTCGTCTATGCGGGTGAAATCGCGGCTGACGCCCGGCGTGGCGCGGTGGCCGTCGGCGTACAGGATGTCAGCGAGCAGGCGCAGGGGGCGTTCACCGGCGACGTCGCTGCCTCGATGGCGGCCGATATCGGTTGCACGTTGGCGCTGGTCGGTCACTCCGAGCGTCGCCAGTACCATGCCGAGTCGAACGGGCAGGTTGCCGCCAAGTTCGTGCGTGCCCAGGAGGCGGGTCTGGTGCCGGTCCTGTGCGTCGGAGAGACCCTGGTCCAGCGCGAAGCCGGCGAGACCGAATCCGTGGTGGGGGCTCAGATTCAGGCCGTGCTTGCCGCGGCCGGCATAGCCGCTTTTGGTAACGCGGTCGTGGCGTACGAGCCGGTCTGGGCGATTGGTACCGGTCGCACCGCGACCTCGGAACAGGCGCAGCAAGTCCATGCGTTTATCCGTAGCCAACTCGCCATTCACGATGCTACAATCGCCAACTCGCTACGCATCCTTTATGGTGGTAGCGTGAAACCGGGCAATGCAGCCGAGCTTTTCGCCCAGGCTGATGTTGACGGTGGCTTGATCGGCGGAGCGTCCCTCGTGGCCTCCGATTTCCTGGCGATTTGCATGGCGGCGCGATAA
- the secG gene encoding preprotein translocase subunit SecG — protein MLPTIFNVFYILIAVAMVALILLQRGAGADAGSGFGSGASATVFGARGSANFLSRATAILAAMFFLLSLGMGMYLARSGKVAPQSDLGIMSGVEAPAATEKAPATSPASDVPQAATPAPAVAAPPASDVPKPATPAAAAPAEGETKAKADESKKN, from the coding sequence ATGCTGCCCACGATCTTCAACGTGTTTTACATTCTGATCGCAGTGGCGATGGTGGCGCTGATTCTGCTGCAGCGCGGCGCCGGTGCAGACGCGGGTTCCGGTTTCGGATCCGGCGCGTCGGCAACGGTGTTCGGTGCGCGCGGATCGGCGAACTTCCTGTCGCGAGCCACGGCGATCCTGGCCGCTATGTTCTTCCTGCTCAGTCTGGGCATGGGCATGTATCTGGCTCGCAGTGGCAAAGTAGCGCCGCAGAGCGATCTGGGTATCATGTCCGGCGTCGAGGCACCTGCGGCCACCGAAAAAGCACCTGCCACGTCGCCCGCCAGCGACGTTCCGCAGGCCGCGACCCCGGCTCCGGCCGTGGCGGCACCGCCGGCTTCCGACGTGCCCAAGCCCGCTACTCCTGCCGCGGCCGCTCCGGCCGAAGGCGAGACCAAAGCCAAGGCGGACGAGTCAAAGAAGAACTAG
- a CDS encoding NADH-quinone oxidoreductase subunit A, with the protein MLAEYWPILLFLGIATGLGLVLLAVGTLLGPKRPGQEKRSAYECGFEAFEDARMKFDVRYYLIAILFIIFDLEIAFLFPWAVVFKEIGIVALIEMGLFLALLVVGFVYVWKKGALEWE; encoded by the coding sequence GTGCTTGCCGAATATTGGCCCATCCTTCTGTTCCTCGGTATTGCCACCGGGCTGGGCCTCGTCCTGCTCGCCGTCGGCACCCTGCTAGGCCCCAAGCGGCCTGGTCAAGAAAAGCGATCGGCATACGAATGCGGCTTCGAGGCCTTCGAAGACGCGCGCATGAAATTTGACGTGCGCTATTACCTGATCGCCATCCTGTTCATCATCTTCGATCTGGAAATCGCGTTCCTGTTTCCGTGGGCCGTCGTGTTCAAGGAAATCGGTATCGTCGCGCTGATCGAAATGGGCCTTTTCCTGGCCCTGCTGGTGGTCGGTTTCGTTTACGTCTGGAAGAAGGGGGCGCTGGAATGGGAGTGA
- a CDS encoding NuoB/complex I 20 kDa subunit family protein — MGVIDSVSRVMHNPVPISTVDDILRPGDDNPLIERGFATARMDDLINWARTGSMWPMTFGLACCAVEMMHAGAARLDLDRYGVVFRPSPRQSDVMIVAGTLVNKMAPALRKVYDQMPDPKWVISMGSCANGGGYYHYSYAVVRGCDRIVPVDVYVPGCPPTAEALVYGILQLQKKIRRTNTIAR; from the coding sequence ATGGGAGTGATCGACAGCGTCAGCCGGGTGATGCACAACCCGGTGCCGATCTCCACGGTCGACGACATCCTGCGGCCCGGGGACGACAATCCGCTCATCGAACGCGGATTTGCTACCGCGCGCATGGACGACCTGATCAACTGGGCCCGCACCGGCTCGATGTGGCCGATGACCTTCGGCCTGGCCTGCTGCGCCGTCGAGATGATGCACGCCGGTGCCGCGCGCCTGGACCTTGACCGCTACGGCGTGGTCTTCCGTCCGTCGCCGCGCCAGTCTGACGTGATGATCGTCGCCGGTACCCTGGTCAACAAGATGGCTCCGGCGCTGCGCAAGGTCTATGACCAGATGCCCGATCCGAAGTGGGTCATCTCGATGGGCTCGTGCGCCAACGGCGGCGGCTACTACCACTATTCCTACGCGGTGGTGCGCGGTTGTGACCGCATCGTGCCGGTCGACGTCTACGTCCCCGGCTGTCCGCCGACGGCCGAGGCGCTCGTCTACGGCATTCTGCAGTTGCAGAAGAAAATCCGTCGTACCAACACCATCGCGCGCTAA
- a CDS encoding NADH-quinone oxidoreductase subunit C, whose protein sequence is MSENTPMSLAQRLTARLGDDAVNVIQWRGETTVEVKPERWLAVARLLRDDPDFHFEQLIDVCGVDYLGYGQTEWDTTDVSNEGFSRGVEGKGPGRFSWNERPQVEKKSNRFGVVVHLLSVKHNRRVRVRTLCADDALPIVASLTELYPVANWFEREAFDLYGIVFEGHPDLRRILTDYGFVGHPFRKDFPLIGNVEVRYDAELQRVIYEPVSIEPRVLVPRVIRDDSRYEQAQAEAAAGGAAAGK, encoded by the coding sequence ATGAGCGAGAACACGCCTATGAGCCTGGCGCAGCGCCTTACCGCGCGTCTGGGCGACGACGCCGTGAACGTCATCCAATGGCGCGGCGAAACCACGGTGGAAGTCAAGCCCGAGCGCTGGCTGGCGGTGGCCCGCTTGCTGCGGGACGACCCGGATTTCCACTTCGAACAGCTGATCGACGTCTGCGGCGTCGACTACCTCGGTTACGGCCAGACCGAGTGGGATACCACCGACGTTTCCAACGAAGGATTTTCGCGCGGCGTCGAGGGCAAGGGCCCGGGGCGCTTCAGCTGGAACGAACGCCCGCAGGTCGAGAAGAAGTCAAACCGTTTCGGTGTCGTGGTGCACCTGCTGTCGGTCAAGCACAACCGCCGCGTGCGCGTGCGGACCCTGTGCGCGGATGATGCGCTGCCGATCGTCGCGTCGCTGACCGAGCTCTATCCCGTCGCCAACTGGTTCGAGCGCGAGGCCTTCGATCTGTACGGCATCGTGTTTGAAGGTCATCCGGACCTGCGCCGCATCCTCACCGACTACGGTTTCGTCGGCCATCCGTTCCGCAAGGATTTTCCGCTGATCGGCAACGTCGAAGTGCGCTACGACGCCGAACTGCAACGCGTCATCTACGAGCCCGTCTCGATCGAACCGCGCGTGCTGGTGCCGCGCGTGATCCGCGACGATTCGCGCTACGAACAGGCCCAGGCCGAGGCTGCGGCCGGCGGCGCGGCGGCGGGGAAGT